In the genome of Candidatus Omnitrophota bacterium, the window CTTCCTTGACAGGCAGGAACCAGCCGCCGCCTATCGAGGCGTCGCCGAGGCCGAAGGAATCCTTGTCCGTCGACCCGACGTGGACGCCTCCCGCAGGCAGGAGCGCCGTGAACACGAAGTCGGGCGAATAATAGCAAAAGCGCAGCAGCTCCTCGACCTTAAGCAGGTCGTAATCCTTTATGGCCGTCCTGCCCTTGGAGTCGGTCACTTTGTCGGCGGCATAGACGGTGGAGTAGGTGAGGAAGTAAAGCCCCTTGGGCGCCCGCACCCCGTCATAGAAGTTTACCGCGGCCGCGGTATTTGGTATTATGATAATAGAGGAGAAGGCCAGGGCCAGGATCCGAAGACGCATTGTAAACCTCCTTTATGTTTTATGGTTTACAATTATATATGAAAGACGGTATAATGCAAGAGAAAAATAAAATGACACCATCGTTATATATACACATACCGTTCTGCGCGAAAAAGTGCGGTTATTGCGATTTCTATAGTATTAATTACGAAAAAGGGCTGGCGTCCGCTTACGTTAACGTTTTGGGCGGCCATATGGGAGCTATCCGCGGCCCGGTCTCGACGATATTCATAGGCGGCGGAACCCCTACGGCGATGGATACGCCGTTATTGAGGAAGCTTTTGCGCGGCGCAGGAAGATTGGCCGGGAAAGGCGCCGAGCTCACTGTCGAGGCGAATCCGGAGAGCCTTGACGCCGGAAAGCTCGACCTCTTTTTGGACGAAGGGGTCAACAGGTTGAGCATAGGCATCCAGTCCTTCAACGACGCGAAATTGAAGAGGCTGGGCAGGATCCACAGCGCAAAGAAAGCGGTGGATGCGGTCATGCTGTCGAAGAAGAGGGGTTTCAAGAACATCGGCATAGATCTTATATTCGGCGCCCCGGGAGAGACGCCTGAAGATTGTTCCGCCGAATTGGCGCGGGCGGTGAAATTGCCGGTTACCCATATTTCATGTTACGGCCTGACCTACGAGAAGGGGACGCCGCTTTACAAAGCGAGAAAAAAAGGCGAGATTGTCCCGGCCGATGAAGGATCTTCGGCGCGGATGTATTCCGCGGCGATCGAATATCTTCCCGCGCTCGGTTTCCGGCATTACGAGGTATCGAACTTCGCAAAAAAAGGCTTTGAATGCAGGCATAACCTCAATTATTGGCTTAGCGGCGAGTGTATAGGCCTTGGGCCGTCGGCGGTCTCGTATATCGGAGGGGTCAGGAAAAGACACCTGGCCGATGTCCGGGAATATATCAAAAGGGCCGAAGCAGGGGAAAGCACGGTAGCCTCTTCCGAACGGCTTACCCGGGACCGCAAGGCGAAAGAGACCGCGGCGGTGAAGATAAGGACGGCCGAAGGGATAGATTTCGGCTGGTTTAAGGAGAATACCGGGTTCGATTTCGGGGAGCTCGAGGCGGATGCCCTGGACAAGCTCTCCGGGGCCGGCCTAATTAAATATAAGAAGATCGAAGGCAAGGCCGCCGGCATAGCCCTGACGAAAAAAGGGTTCCTCTTTTGCGATACGGTCTCAAGCGAGTTGATTTAATCCCGGGATATGATATAATCGTATCCCGCAAATATATATATTTGCGGGATAATTGTAAACAATAAAATAAACGGAGGTAGACGATGAGCGCGATAACTTTGGGCGAAAGATACGCAAAGACAAGATACGAGATATTCAAGTGGAGGTACCACCTGGCCGAGGCCGAAAAACTGACGCTTGCCTTTTTGATGGTCGGCCTTATGGCGGTCCTCGCGCAGGTGAGGATACCATTGCCGTGGACGCCGGTCCCGATAACGGGCTCGACGTTCGCCGCGCTATTCGCCGGGGTCCTGCTCGGCAATGTCTGGGGCGGGATAAGCATGCTCTTATATATCGCCCTCGGCGCGGCGGGCCTGCCGATATTCACCGGTTTTAAAGGCGGCGCGGCCGTCCTGCTGGGGCCGACAGCCGGATATCTCCTCGGCTATGCGGCGGTCTCGTTTTCTATCGGCTATATTATGGATAATTACGCGAAAGCAAGAAGGTTCCTGCCTTTATTCAACATAATGCTCGTCTCAAGCGCCGTCATCCTCGCGTTCGGCTCGGCATATCTCGCGATATGGCTGGGCGCGGTAAAAGGGCAGGGCGCCTCTTTAAGCGAGGTCCTCTGGATGGGCTTCATTCCGTTCATCCCCGGAGACATATTCAAATCCCTCATCGCAGCGCTCATCGCGGCCTCGATCATGCCAAAAGAAAATTATAAGTAATCAAGTATATCCATAATTAAGAAGGGCGGTCCGAAAAGGGCGGCCCTCTTTTTTTGTTGACAAGATATTGTGATTATGATAAGTTTGATAACAAGCATAAATATTATAGTTATTGTAACTATGATAAGTGGGGGTGTATGAAGAAGGATCTGATATCCGCTAAGGAGATAGCCCGGAAACACAACCTTACCTACCAGACCGTCAACCATTACACCAATTTTGGCTTGATAAACGTCGTCTCGAAGAAGGGGAATGTCCGTCTTTATGCCGAGGAGGATACCGCCAGCCGCCTGGCCAAGATAACCCAGCTTATAAACGCGGGACTTCCTCTGCGCGTTATCCGGAAGGCCCTGGATGAGGAGCTCAGCGTAAAGGTATTGAATAACGATACGGGTGCCGCATGACCCGCTGCAGGATTTTGGAGCGCTTTCGTCTTGTTTCAATCGGGGGAGATGAAGGCGCTCCTACGTTTTTCCCGGGGGGAAGGGAAGGATCCGGCTCCGGTGGTGGAGTTTCACCTCATTACTTCTTCGGCTTTCTGAAACTCCACCTCGGCGCTTATTAGACCGCTCGCCATCATTGACATTTTGGATATTTCCTAGTATACTTGTCAACAATTCGGGTAGGGAGCCATACTAGGGAGAATCGATGGCTAACGAGACAGTTTTCAAGCGTTACAGAGGCAATCCTATCATAACCGCTAAGGCGGTTCCCCGCGCTAATTCCATCCATAATAGCGCTATCGTCCGTTTCGGCGATGAATACAGGGGCATATTCCGGGTCGACGAGATCGACCTGAACTATACCCTTCATCTGGGCAGGAGCAAAGACGGGGTCAAGTGGGATATAGAAGCCGATCCCATAAAGATGAAGAGCGGCGATCCCGAGGTCTTTGTTACCGACCACAGCTACGACCCGCGCGTCACGAAACTCGGTGACACCTATTACGTCACATGGTGCAATGCCGGCGCCCAGGGGCCGTGCATCGGCCTTGCCACGACCAAGGATTTCAAGGCGTTCAAGCAGTGGGAGAACCCTCTTC includes:
- the hemW gene encoding radical SAM family heme chaperone HemW; translation: MTPSLYIHIPFCAKKCGYCDFYSINYEKGLASAYVNVLGGHMGAIRGPVSTIFIGGGTPTAMDTPLLRKLLRGAGRLAGKGAELTVEANPESLDAGKLDLFLDEGVNRLSIGIQSFNDAKLKRLGRIHSAKKAVDAVMLSKKRGFKNIGIDLIFGAPGETPEDCSAELARAVKLPVTHISCYGLTYEKGTPLYKARKKGEIVPADEGSSARMYSAAIEYLPALGFRHYEVSNFAKKGFECRHNLNYWLSGECIGLGPSAVSYIGGVRKRHLADVREYIKRAEAGESTVASSERLTRDRKAKETAAVKIRTAEGIDFGWFKENTGFDFGELEADALDKLSGAGLIKYKKIEGKAAGIALTKKGFLFCDTVSSELI
- a CDS encoding biotin transporter BioY, which produces MSAITLGERYAKTRYEIFKWRYHLAEAEKLTLAFLMVGLMAVLAQVRIPLPWTPVPITGSTFAALFAGVLLGNVWGGISMLLYIALGAAGLPIFTGFKGGAAVLLGPTAGYLLGYAAVSFSIGYIMDNYAKARRFLPLFNIMLVSSAVILAFGSAYLAIWLGAVKGQGASLSEVLWMGFIPFIPGDIFKSLIAALIAASIMPKENYK
- a CDS encoding MerR family transcriptional regulator; its protein translation is MKKDLISAKEIARKHNLTYQTVNHYTNFGLINVVSKKGNVRLYAEEDTASRLAKITQLINAGLPLRVIRKALDEELSVKVLNNDTGAA